In a genomic window of Azotosporobacter soli:
- a CDS encoding DUF2703 domain-containing protein has product MKTLKIEWRHLDVSGETCNRCYDTGENLNQEVKRLNRALQQQGIQVEWFETKLNDTQVPQSNTLFFNGVPIEDILNIKVSKNYCGSCTDLLGTDTYCRTIMFEGEEYEDIPAKAIRQAAHKTLGLVDEQKTPVCSPGCGCQ; this is encoded by the coding sequence ATGAAAACACTAAAAATTGAATGGAGACACCTTGATGTGTCAGGGGAAACCTGCAATCGTTGTTATGATACGGGTGAGAATCTTAATCAGGAAGTAAAAAGATTGAACAGAGCATTACAGCAACAAGGGATTCAAGTCGAATGGTTCGAGACCAAACTTAATGATACTCAAGTTCCTCAATCAAATACGCTCTTCTTTAATGGAGTTCCCATCGAAGATATCCTAAATATCAAAGTGTCAAAAAACTACTGTGGTTCCTGTACTGATTTGCTGGGAACCGATACCTATTGTCGAACTATAATGTTTGAAGGCGAGGAGTATGAAGATATTCCGGCAAAAGCTATCCGTCAGGCGGCACACAAGACATTAGGTTTAGTGGATGAGCAAAAGACGCCTGTATGTTCTCCTGGCTGCGGCTGCCAATAA
- the sigZ gene encoding RNA polymerase sigma factor SigZ has product MDQRLETVWVDFKSQLLSYIQTKVSDRYAAEDILQEVFIKVYGNIDHLASLSNLKAWLYKITYNAIIDYYRGRNAELVQINDIKETITEENESVNMNEEITACLKALLSGLPDRYRKPLELYILQNLKHKEIAEKLGISISGSKTRVQRARNKLKELLSACCRLEFDRHGNIVEYHKKKNCKCSDTCQ; this is encoded by the coding sequence ATGGATCAAAGATTAGAGACAGTCTGGGTTGATTTTAAAAGTCAATTGTTGAGTTACATTCAAACTAAAGTAAGTGATAGATACGCTGCGGAAGATATACTTCAGGAAGTCTTTATCAAGGTATACGGCAATATTGATCATTTGGCTAGTTTATCCAATCTTAAAGCATGGCTTTATAAAATTACTTATAACGCAATCATCGATTATTATCGGGGAAGAAATGCCGAACTTGTCCAGATAAATGATATAAAAGAGACGATCACTGAAGAGAACGAATCAGTGAATATGAACGAGGAAATTACCGCTTGTCTAAAAGCGCTTCTGTCTGGATTGCCTGATAGGTATAGAAAGCCTTTGGAGTTATATATTTTACAAAATTTGAAGCACAAGGAGATAGCGGAGAAGCTCGGAATATCCATTTCCGGTTCGAAAACCAGAGTACAAAGAGCCAGGAATAAATTGAAGGAATTACTCTCAGCCTGCTGCAGACTTGAGTTCGACAGACATGGTAATATCGTTGAATACCATAAAAAGAAAAACTGCAAGTGCTCAGACACTTGTCAGTGA